One window from the genome of Amaranthus tricolor cultivar Red isolate AtriRed21 chromosome 9, ASM2621246v1, whole genome shotgun sequence encodes:
- the LOC130823581 gene encoding uncharacterized protein LOC130823581 isoform X6 encodes MMTFEGYYLASSIGTWNRSYPLLEILKDCNFLVELEQKIEFCVDCRLSIVLDRASDDLKFIRLERKKNMDALDSLLRSVSQQVFQAGGIDQAVVTSRRSRMCVGIKASHKPLLPGGVVLDVSSSGATLFMEPKEAVDLNNMEVWLANLEKDEERTILSMLASELGKSVAYVIDLLDRIKEVDLAVARAGYANCLHAVCPALHSITDVDELLVDIEGIHHPLLLEPCLGNFKDVTGLDSGKNMNFNGEAGVMSIKELPDEVHKFPVPIDIKIGCGTSVVIISGPNAGGKTASMKTLGLVSLMSKAGLYLPAKNAPKLPWFDFVFADIGDTQSLEQSLSTFSGHILRIGKILEVASRTSLVLIDEIGSGTDPSEGVALSASILQYLKDRVRLAVVTTHYADLSRLKDKDDRFENAAMEFSLDTLQPTFQVLWGSSGESNALKIARRIGFDDKIIDRAESWLERLMPEKQAQRKGQLYQSLSEERNRMGERARRAASLHSDIMDLYHEIEDETRDLNYREKALIAKETQQVEEELELVKSKLETVVQEFEHQLRFSDVGQYGSLVKKAELTIGSVVESYRLLSDSVSEDIVLHTPQPGEQVHVKRLGGKLATVVEVSEDDETVLIQYGKVRFRVDKSGIQPMEGSTAGSRSQVKKLAHLSGNLNPLSGKDKELAYGPVVQTSKNTLDLRGMRVEEASNALSMAIAAREPLSVLFIIHGMGTGILKECVIEMLKKHPRIEKFEQESPMNYGCTVAFIK; translated from the exons ATGATGACGTTCGAAG GGTATTACTTAGCTAGTTCTATTGGAACTTGGAACAGGAGCTATCCTTTGCTTGAAATTCTTAAGGATTGCAACTTTCTGGTTGAATTGGAGCAGAAGATAGAGTTTTGCGTGGATTGTAGACTTTCAATAGTATTGGATAGAGCTAGTGATGATTTGAAGTTTATTAGGTTGGAAAGGAAAAAGAACATGGATGCTTTAGATTCTCTTTTAAGGAGTGTTTCACAACAAGTATTTCAGGCTGGGGGAATCGATCAAGCTGTTGTCACAAGTCGTAGATCAAGGATGTGTGTCGGTATCAAAGCCTCTCATAAACCTTTGCTTCCAGGTGGAGTTGTTTTAGATGTTAGTAGTTCTGGAGCAACACTTTTCATGGAACCTAAAGAGGCAGTGGACTTGAATAACATGGAAGTCTGGCTTGCAAATTTGGAGAAGGATGAGGAACGCACCATATTAAGCATGCTTGCTTCTGAACTGGGAAAATCAGTAGCATATGTGATAGATTTGTTGGATAGAATCAAAGAAGTTGATTTAGCAGTTGCAAGAGCTGGTTATGCTAATTGTTTGCATGCTGTCTGTCCTGCTTTACACTCAATTACTGATGTTGATGAATTATTAGTAGATATTGAAGGAATACATCATCCTTTGCTTCTTGAACCATGTTTGGGTAACTTTAAAGATGTAACGGGACTTGATTCAGGAAAAAATATGAATTTCAATGGGGAAGCTGGTGTAATGTCTATCAAAGAGCTGCCTGATGAAGTGCACAAGTTTCCTGTTCCAATAGACATTAAAATTGGATGCGGAACTAGTGTGGTGATCATTTCAGGACCAAATGCAGGTGGAAAAACTGCTTCTATGAAAACTCTCGGACTCGTGTCCTTGATGTCAAAAGCTGGTCTGTATTTGCCAGCCAAAAACGCTCCTAAGCTCCCctggtttgattttgttttcgcAGATATAGGAGACACCCAG TCCTTGGAACAGAGTCTCTCTACTTTTAGTGGTCACATTTTGCGGATTGGAAAGATCTTGGAGGTGGCTTCAAGAACTTCACTTGTCCTGATTGATGAAATTGGGAGTGGGACTGATCCTTCTGAAGGAGTAGCACTTTCCGCTAGCATCTTACAGTATCTTAAAGATAGAGTGCGTTTAGCTGTTGTGACTACCCATTATGCTGATTTGAGCCGGTTAAAAGACAAAGATGATCGATTTGAGAATGCAGCTATGGAGTTTTCCCTGGATACTCTACAGCCTACCTTTCAGGTCTTATGGGGATCTTCTGGTGAATCAAATGCCTTGAAAATTGCTAGGAGGATTGGCTTTGATGATAAGATTATAGATCGTGCAGAAAGCTGGCTTGAGAGGTTGATGCCAGAAAAGCAGGCACAGAGAAAAGGTCAATTATATCAATCTTTGTCAGAGGAGAGAAACAGGATGGGTGAACGGGCTCGACGAGCTGCATCTCTTCATTCAGATATAATGGATCTTTATCATGAG ATTGAAGATGAAACACGTGATCTTAATTATCGCGAGAAGGCTCTGATTGCAAAGGAGACTCAACAAGTTGAAGAAGAACTTGAGCTCGTGAAATCTAAATTAGAAACTGTAGTCCAAGAGTTCGAGCATCAATTACGTTTTTCAGATGTTGGTCAGTATGGGTCTCTTGTTAAGAAGGCCGAATTGACCATTGGATCTGTGGTTGAAAGTTACCGCCTTCTCTCAGATAGTGTCTCTGAAGATATAGTTCTGCATACACCTCAACCTGGTGAGCAGGTCCACGTAAAGCGTTTAGGAGGCAAGCTAGCTACTGTAGTTGAGGTGTCTGAAGATGATGAAACTGTTCTCATACAATATGGAAAAGTTAGGTTTCGCGTGGATAAAAGTGGTATCCAACCTATGGAAGGAAGCACAGCTGGCTCACGCTCACAGGTGAAAAAGCTG GCTCATTTATCTGGAAATTTGAATCCGTTAAGTGGAAAGGACAAGGAACTAGCTTATGGACCAGTTGTACAGACTTCAAAGAATACTCTTGATCTACGAGGTATGAGGGTGGAGGAAGCTTCTAATGCTCTCAGTATGGCTATAGCAGCTAGGGAACCTCTCTCTGTCCTCTTTATCATACATGGTATGGGCACTGGAATTCTAAAGGAATGTGTAATTGAGATGCTGAAGAAACATCCACGTATTGAGAAGTTTGAACAAGAAAGTCCGATGAACTATGGCTGTACAGTTGCATTTATCAAGTAA
- the LOC130823581 gene encoding uncharacterized protein LOC130823581 isoform X5, giving the protein MMTFEGYYLASSIGTWNRSYPLLEILKDCNFLVELEQKIEFCVDCRLSIVLDRASDDLKFIRLERKKNMDALDSLLRSVSQQVFQAGGIDQAVVTSRRSRMCVGIKASHKPLLPGGVVLDVSSSGATLFMEPKEAVDLNNMEVWLANLEKDEERTILSMLASELGKSVAYVIDLLDRIKEVDLAVARAGYANCLHAVCPALHSITDVDELLVDIEGIHHPLLLEPCLGNFKDVTGLDSGKNMNFNGEAGVMSIKELPDEVHKFPVPIDIKIGCGTSVVIISGPNAGGKTASMKTLGLVSLMSKAGLYLPAKNAPKLPWFDFVFADIGDTQSLEQSLSTFSGHILRIGKILEVASRTSLVLIDEIGSGTDPSEGVALSASILQYLKDRVRLAVVTTHYADLSRLKDKDDRFENAAMEFSLDTLQPTFQVLWGSSGESNALKIARRIGFDDKIIDRAESWLERLMPEKQAQRKGQLYQSLSEERNRMGERARRAASLHSDIMDLYHEIEDETRDLNYREKALIAKETQQVEEELELVKSKLETVVQEFEHQLRFSDVGQYGSLVKKAELTIGSVVESYRLLSDSVSEDIVLHTPQPGEQVHVKRLGGKLATVVEVSEDDETVLIQYGKVRFRVDKSGIQPMEGSTAGSRSQVKKLAHLSGNLNPLSGKDKELAYGPVVQTSKNTLDLRGMRVEEASNALSMAIAAREPLSVLFIIHGMGTGILKECVIEMLKKHPRIEKFEQESPMNYGCTVAFIKSKVAYVQAS; this is encoded by the exons ATGATGACGTTCGAAG GGTATTACTTAGCTAGTTCTATTGGAACTTGGAACAGGAGCTATCCTTTGCTTGAAATTCTTAAGGATTGCAACTTTCTGGTTGAATTGGAGCAGAAGATAGAGTTTTGCGTGGATTGTAGACTTTCAATAGTATTGGATAGAGCTAGTGATGATTTGAAGTTTATTAGGTTGGAAAGGAAAAAGAACATGGATGCTTTAGATTCTCTTTTAAGGAGTGTTTCACAACAAGTATTTCAGGCTGGGGGAATCGATCAAGCTGTTGTCACAAGTCGTAGATCAAGGATGTGTGTCGGTATCAAAGCCTCTCATAAACCTTTGCTTCCAGGTGGAGTTGTTTTAGATGTTAGTAGTTCTGGAGCAACACTTTTCATGGAACCTAAAGAGGCAGTGGACTTGAATAACATGGAAGTCTGGCTTGCAAATTTGGAGAAGGATGAGGAACGCACCATATTAAGCATGCTTGCTTCTGAACTGGGAAAATCAGTAGCATATGTGATAGATTTGTTGGATAGAATCAAAGAAGTTGATTTAGCAGTTGCAAGAGCTGGTTATGCTAATTGTTTGCATGCTGTCTGTCCTGCTTTACACTCAATTACTGATGTTGATGAATTATTAGTAGATATTGAAGGAATACATCATCCTTTGCTTCTTGAACCATGTTTGGGTAACTTTAAAGATGTAACGGGACTTGATTCAGGAAAAAATATGAATTTCAATGGGGAAGCTGGTGTAATGTCTATCAAAGAGCTGCCTGATGAAGTGCACAAGTTTCCTGTTCCAATAGACATTAAAATTGGATGCGGAACTAGTGTGGTGATCATTTCAGGACCAAATGCAGGTGGAAAAACTGCTTCTATGAAAACTCTCGGACTCGTGTCCTTGATGTCAAAAGCTGGTCTGTATTTGCCAGCCAAAAACGCTCCTAAGCTCCCctggtttgattttgttttcgcAGATATAGGAGACACCCAG TCCTTGGAACAGAGTCTCTCTACTTTTAGTGGTCACATTTTGCGGATTGGAAAGATCTTGGAGGTGGCTTCAAGAACTTCACTTGTCCTGATTGATGAAATTGGGAGTGGGACTGATCCTTCTGAAGGAGTAGCACTTTCCGCTAGCATCTTACAGTATCTTAAAGATAGAGTGCGTTTAGCTGTTGTGACTACCCATTATGCTGATTTGAGCCGGTTAAAAGACAAAGATGATCGATTTGAGAATGCAGCTATGGAGTTTTCCCTGGATACTCTACAGCCTACCTTTCAGGTCTTATGGGGATCTTCTGGTGAATCAAATGCCTTGAAAATTGCTAGGAGGATTGGCTTTGATGATAAGATTATAGATCGTGCAGAAAGCTGGCTTGAGAGGTTGATGCCAGAAAAGCAGGCACAGAGAAAAGGTCAATTATATCAATCTTTGTCAGAGGAGAGAAACAGGATGGGTGAACGGGCTCGACGAGCTGCATCTCTTCATTCAGATATAATGGATCTTTATCATGAG ATTGAAGATGAAACACGTGATCTTAATTATCGCGAGAAGGCTCTGATTGCAAAGGAGACTCAACAAGTTGAAGAAGAACTTGAGCTCGTGAAATCTAAATTAGAAACTGTAGTCCAAGAGTTCGAGCATCAATTACGTTTTTCAGATGTTGGTCAGTATGGGTCTCTTGTTAAGAAGGCCGAATTGACCATTGGATCTGTGGTTGAAAGTTACCGCCTTCTCTCAGATAGTGTCTCTGAAGATATAGTTCTGCATACACCTCAACCTGGTGAGCAGGTCCACGTAAAGCGTTTAGGAGGCAAGCTAGCTACTGTAGTTGAGGTGTCTGAAGATGATGAAACTGTTCTCATACAATATGGAAAAGTTAGGTTTCGCGTGGATAAAAGTGGTATCCAACCTATGGAAGGAAGCACAGCTGGCTCACGCTCACAGGTGAAAAAGCTG GCTCATTTATCTGGAAATTTGAATCCGTTAAGTGGAAAGGACAAGGAACTAGCTTATGGACCAGTTGTACAGACTTCAAAGAATACTCTTGATCTACGAGGTATGAGGGTGGAGGAAGCTTCTAATGCTCTCAGTATGGCTATAGCAGCTAGGGAACCTCTCTCTGTCCTCTTTATCATACATGGTATGGGCACTGGAATTCTAAAGGAATGTGTAATTGAGATGCTGAAGAAACATCCACGTATTGAGAAGTTTGAACAAGAAAGTCCGATGAACTATGGCTGTACAGTTGCATTTATCAA AAGTAAAGTTGCGTACGTCCAAGCCTCTTAA
- the LOC130823581 gene encoding uncharacterized protein LOC130823581 isoform X4, translating into MELNLCLTKFSLLNYRHDRHNRRKNFFCKLSLSSTPSDNLKLSEQLQNETLEILEWNRLCNQLSPFISTTMGRNLVQNCSIPMGRTLEESRTLLAQTTAALSLGFPSPLDFSGIEDVSGIVKLADSGNVLSIGELCLVRRSLRSARRLFEQLIEFSDDDVRRSYPLLEILKDCNFLVELEQKIEFCVDCRLSIVLDRASDDLKFIRLERKKNMDALDSLLRSVSQQVFQAGGIDQAVVTSRRSRMCVGIKASHKPLLPGGVVLDVSSSGATLFMEPKEAVDLNNMEVWLANLEKDEERTILSMLASELGKSVAYVIDLLDRIKEVDLAVARAGYANCLHAVCPALHSITDVDELLVDIEGIHHPLLLEPCLGNFKDVTGLDSGKNMNFNGEAGVMSIKELPDEVHKFPVPIDIKIGCGTSVVIISGPNAGGKTASMKTLGLVSLMSKAGLYLPAKNAPKLPWFDFVFADIGDTQSLEQSLSTFSGHILRIGKILEVASRTSLVLIDEIGSGTDPSEGVALSASILQYLKDRVRLAVVTTHYADLSRLKDKDDRFENAAMEFSLDTLQPTFQVLWGSSGESNALKIARRIGFDDKIIDRAESWLERLMPEKQAQRKGQLYQSLSEERNRMGERARRAASLHSDIMDLYHEIEDETRDLNYREKALIAKETQQVEEELELVKSKLETVVQEFEHQLRFSDVGQYGSLVKKAELTIGSVVESYRLLSDSVSEDIVLHTPQPGEQVHVKRLGGKLATVVEVSEDDETVLIQYGKVRFRVDKSGIQPMEGSTAGSRSQAHLSGNLNPLSGKDKELAYGPVVQTSKNTLDLRGMRVEEASNALSMAIAAREPLSVLFIIHGMGTGILKECVIEMLKKHPRIEKFEQESPMNYGCTVAFIK; encoded by the exons ATGGAGCTCAACCTCTGCCTCACCAAATTCTCTCTCCTCAATTACCGCCATGACCGCCATAATCGCCGTAAAAACTTTTTTTGCAagctttctctctcctcaaCCCCCTCAGACAATCTCAAACTCTCCGAACAACTCCAAAACGAAACCCTTGAAATTCTTGAATGGAATCGTCTTTGCAACCAACTATCCCCCTTCATTTCCACTACTATGGGCCGGAATTTGGTTCAAAATTGTTCTATTCCTATGGGAAGGACATTGGAGGAGAGTCGAACACTTTTAGCTCAAACTACTGCGGCTTTGAGTTTGGGCTTCCCTAGTCCATTAGATTTCTCCGGAATTGAGGATGTTTCTGGAATTGTGAAATTGGCGGATTCTGGTAATGTTTTGTCCATTGGTGAGCTCTGTTTGGTTAGGAGAAGTTTGCGGTCGGCTAGACGGTTGTTTGAGCAGTTGATAGAGTTTTCTGATGATGACGTTCGAAG GAGCTATCCTTTGCTTGAAATTCTTAAGGATTGCAACTTTCTGGTTGAATTGGAGCAGAAGATAGAGTTTTGCGTGGATTGTAGACTTTCAATAGTATTGGATAGAGCTAGTGATGATTTGAAGTTTATTAGGTTGGAAAGGAAAAAGAACATGGATGCTTTAGATTCTCTTTTAAGGAGTGTTTCACAACAAGTATTTCAGGCTGGGGGAATCGATCAAGCTGTTGTCACAAGTCGTAGATCAAGGATGTGTGTCGGTATCAAAGCCTCTCATAAACCTTTGCTTCCAGGTGGAGTTGTTTTAGATGTTAGTAGTTCTGGAGCAACACTTTTCATGGAACCTAAAGAGGCAGTGGACTTGAATAACATGGAAGTCTGGCTTGCAAATTTGGAGAAGGATGAGGAACGCACCATATTAAGCATGCTTGCTTCTGAACTGGGAAAATCAGTAGCATATGTGATAGATTTGTTGGATAGAATCAAAGAAGTTGATTTAGCAGTTGCAAGAGCTGGTTATGCTAATTGTTTGCATGCTGTCTGTCCTGCTTTACACTCAATTACTGATGTTGATGAATTATTAGTAGATATTGAAGGAATACATCATCCTTTGCTTCTTGAACCATGTTTGGGTAACTTTAAAGATGTAACGGGACTTGATTCAGGAAAAAATATGAATTTCAATGGGGAAGCTGGTGTAATGTCTATCAAAGAGCTGCCTGATGAAGTGCACAAGTTTCCTGTTCCAATAGACATTAAAATTGGATGCGGAACTAGTGTGGTGATCATTTCAGGACCAAATGCAGGTGGAAAAACTGCTTCTATGAAAACTCTCGGACTCGTGTCCTTGATGTCAAAAGCTGGTCTGTATTTGCCAGCCAAAAACGCTCCTAAGCTCCCctggtttgattttgttttcgcAGATATAGGAGACACCCAG TCCTTGGAACAGAGTCTCTCTACTTTTAGTGGTCACATTTTGCGGATTGGAAAGATCTTGGAGGTGGCTTCAAGAACTTCACTTGTCCTGATTGATGAAATTGGGAGTGGGACTGATCCTTCTGAAGGAGTAGCACTTTCCGCTAGCATCTTACAGTATCTTAAAGATAGAGTGCGTTTAGCTGTTGTGACTACCCATTATGCTGATTTGAGCCGGTTAAAAGACAAAGATGATCGATTTGAGAATGCAGCTATGGAGTTTTCCCTGGATACTCTACAGCCTACCTTTCAGGTCTTATGGGGATCTTCTGGTGAATCAAATGCCTTGAAAATTGCTAGGAGGATTGGCTTTGATGATAAGATTATAGATCGTGCAGAAAGCTGGCTTGAGAGGTTGATGCCAGAAAAGCAGGCACAGAGAAAAGGTCAATTATATCAATCTTTGTCAGAGGAGAGAAACAGGATGGGTGAACGGGCTCGACGAGCTGCATCTCTTCATTCAGATATAATGGATCTTTATCATGAG ATTGAAGATGAAACACGTGATCTTAATTATCGCGAGAAGGCTCTGATTGCAAAGGAGACTCAACAAGTTGAAGAAGAACTTGAGCTCGTGAAATCTAAATTAGAAACTGTAGTCCAAGAGTTCGAGCATCAATTACGTTTTTCAGATGTTGGTCAGTATGGGTCTCTTGTTAAGAAGGCCGAATTGACCATTGGATCTGTGGTTGAAAGTTACCGCCTTCTCTCAGATAGTGTCTCTGAAGATATAGTTCTGCATACACCTCAACCTGGTGAGCAGGTCCACGTAAAGCGTTTAGGAGGCAAGCTAGCTACTGTAGTTGAGGTGTCTGAAGATGATGAAACTGTTCTCATACAATATGGAAAAGTTAGGTTTCGCGTGGATAAAAGTGGTATCCAACCTATGGAAGGAAGCACAGCTGGCTCACGCTCACAG GCTCATTTATCTGGAAATTTGAATCCGTTAAGTGGAAAGGACAAGGAACTAGCTTATGGACCAGTTGTACAGACTTCAAAGAATACTCTTGATCTACGAGGTATGAGGGTGGAGGAAGCTTCTAATGCTCTCAGTATGGCTATAGCAGCTAGGGAACCTCTCTCTGTCCTCTTTATCATACATGGTATGGGCACTGGAATTCTAAAGGAATGTGTAATTGAGATGCTGAAGAAACATCCACGTATTGAGAAGTTTGAACAAGAAAGTCCGATGAACTATGGCTGTACAGTTGCATTTATCAAGTAA